In the genome of Verrucomicrobiia bacterium, the window TCCGTGGTGGAGCAGCCAGTCACAAACGCAGCCAAGGGCAGCGCCAAAAGAGAAACAGCAATTTTCGGAACTTTCATAATTCAGGTATGCGTAAATGGATAACACGCTTTTTGCACGAAGCAAACCCTTTGCCCGAAACAAAATGCGAGTGCGTGCAAACTGCTTCTATTTCTTCTCGCCCATCTTTTTTTCCCACTTCTTCTGCTTCATGCCCGCTTCACGCAGGAAGGGGGCAAGGGAGGCCATGTTCAAGATGCCTTCCAGCATTTTGTTCCACGGCGATTTCAGCGGGCGCGCGAAGTCCACGAAGAGCACCACGCGATAACCATCCGTGTCATTCCACACCTCGTGGTTATACGTGTCGTCAAAGATCAGCGTCTTGCCCTCCGTCCAGTTATAGATGTCATTGCCGATGCGGATACGCACCTGCTCGCGCGGTTCCGGCACTAGCAGGGCGAGGTGCAGGCGCAACACACCATTAAACGCACCACGATGTGCCGGGATATGTTTCTTCGGTGATAGGATGGAGAAGAACGCCGTCTTCACGCCGGGAATCTTCTGCAGCACCTTCATCGTCTCCGGACAACGCTTCGCGTTCTCCGAGCAATCCATGCCGATGCCCATGAGGAAAAACGTCTTCCACTGGTCATCTGTTTGGATGAGCGAGACTTCCTTGAGAATGTCTTGAAAACTCGGCATCTGGTCGCGGAACTTCATCACCTGATCGAGTTCGGCGCGCACCAGTTTCCAATCCGCTTCCACCTCCGCCGCCCACGGGAACGTCTTGCTGTCATAGACATGCAGATCGGGATGGACGGACACACCGGCGACCCGCCGTTCCAACCAGTCAAACACCTTGCGCCCCACCTTGCTGGTCCAATTCTTCGGTGGGTTAAGCCGGATGGTGCGGTCATGAAAATTCATCGCCGTTTTGGCGACAGGTGTGCTGGCAGTCAAAGTCTGGTCCATAGTAGTCGTTCTGTCCCTGTCCAACCCTTTCTTGGGGTGCAAAAGAATACACACCGCACTTGGGCTGCTTTGGCAATCCCAAAGTCATCCGATTGTAACACAGGTTTTCGGTCTTGCCGAAGATTTTTGCTTTTTGCCGACGGATAGGCAGATCAATCAGACCTTGTAAACGGCCCGCGCATTGCCGCCCATGACAGCGGTGAGAGCTTTTTGGCCCTTGGTAATAAAATAATCGTGGACGATTTGTTGCACGGTTGCCAACGAGGCAAACCTCTCGCTCACTGGCCAATTGCTTCCATAGATCAACTTGTCGCTGCCAAACGCCTGCCACATCGCATCAAGTTGCGGCTTGTAAAAGGCGGCATCCGCGGGTGCTTTGCCATCCTTCATGCCGGTGCCTTCCACCAAACCGGAAATCTTTGCATGGATATGCTTCACCTTGCCGCAAGCTTCCATGTTCTTCTGCCATGTCGCATCCACAGTCTTGCCATCGATACGGATGTTCGAGAGGTGATTGATGACGATGCGCAGCGTAGGCAGCTTGCGCGCGATCTCAGCGATCGCTGGCAACGTATCAGGCGGACCATTCACATCCATTTCCAGATCGGCATCCGCCAGTCGTTTCAGATCGGCGATGAAAGCGTCGTTTTGTAGGTTCTCAGCCAAGACGCGTCCGTTCACACGGATGCCGCGAAACTTTTTATCCGCAACAAAACGTTTCAGGTTCTTTGCGAAATCGGGATCAGTGGGTTTCAGATTGCCTGAAAGACCGATGATGAATTTGTCGTCCTTGGCTAAATCCAAAATGAACTGGTTGTCCTCGGCCCAGGCGCTGGCTTCTACCACGACTGTGGCCGTGACAGGCTGCGCGACTTTCTGTGCGCGGTAATCCGCTGGCATCACTTTGCGATATAGCAAGGCATCGTTCTTCGGCGGCCATGGAACGCCTTGCGGGCGTGTGGGGTCATAGAAATGCGTATGGGTATCGATGATCTCCAGCGGCTTATCCGCAGCGAACAGTGGGGAAGCTGTGTTCAGTGCGACAGCGGCAACGGCTGTGCTGGCCAGAAACTCGCGACGATTCATCTGCATGGCATCTAGTGAATAGGGTTTGCTGCGAAGTGTTGTGCCAGTTCACTGGACCGACGGCAACGCCCAATCTATCTGCCTGAATGCGCTGGAGCTAATTTTCTCCGCGAGCCTTTTTCATCATCATAGCGCACGCGCGAGCGATACCACTTCATGAGCGAGGTGACAGAGATGCCATGTACGACGACGGAGGTGGCGATACACCACAACGTCACTGAAAGCAGATTGCTGGCGATCTCTGCCGGGACTTCTTTGCGAATGATGAAGAACAGATAAAACAGCGAACCGATGCCGCGTATGCCGAACCAGGAAAGCATGAGCCGTTGTTCTCTTTCTACACGACAGCCCAATAAGCCCAACCAAACAGACAGCGGACGCACAACGAGCAGCAGAAAGGGAACGAAGAGCAGATGATTCAGATCAAGGAATGCTGGTGCGAGCATCAGACCTACGATGAGTACAAGGGCGACTTCGAGTATGCGCTCGATCTGTTCATTGAATCCCAACACGGCCTCAGCGAGGTAAGCGGCACTTTTCTTTGGATGAGTGGCGATTTCTTCCTTCTTCCCCAGCGCAGCGATAGCGACGACATCTGGCGGCTCATCACCTGTGTGCTTGCGCTCTACGTGACGCAGGGCCAAGCCAGCCGCGAACACAGCAAGGAATCCATACGTATGCGCTAACAACGCCAATCCATAGGAAAGCCCGATCAAGCCCAACGTGAGAAATTCATCCAACCCAAAACTCTCGCGATGCTTTTGGCGGAAATACAGAACAAGCTGGCCAACGCCTGCTCCTAAAATTGCTCCAATGCCCAGCCCCCCGATCACCGACCAAAGCACATCGACGGCTATCCACTTCCAGCCGCCATCGCCGAGTTCATGCAGGCCGAGCAATCCAAGACCAAGCATGACAAAGGGAAACGCAGTGCCGTCATTCAAGCTTGCTTCGCCCGTCAGGCTGAAGCGAAGGCGGTCACGATCGGCGGCGCTCTCCAATTGAACTTCCGAGGCGAGCACAGGATCAGTCGGAGCCAGGATGGCACCGAGCAAGACGGCAGCGCCCAAAGGCAAACCCAACCACCACACGCCCGCCATGGTGACCATGCCTACAGTCAGCACCATGGAGAGGAAGGCGAGGCGGAGAGGGACGCTCCATTCTTTGAAGCGCAATGGCACGCGCAGCTTCAATCCCGCAGTGAAGAGAGAAACAAGGACACCAAACTCGGCCACGCGCTCCAGCCAGCCAACGTCCTCAAAAGGATCGACCTTCGCCACGCCAGCCACCATCGGGCCAAGTAAGATACCCACACCCAGATAGAGCATGGTGGTGGTGAGCGGCAGACGCTTCACCACGGAACTGACCAGAGCGATCGCCACCAGCAGTGCACCCATCACCAGATACCATAGCTCGAATTTCATGCCGCCGGGTCCGGTATGGAACCCGCCATGCTAGGGTAATCCCGGTTTGCTACAGGAGCCAATGGAGTAGAATACTACGCGCCCGTCTGTTTCCGCATGATGAGCAGTTCAGGGCAAGCGCTCCAGCCGAGGTGTTTCCAGAAACTTTGCCCGGCAACATTGTTCGCATAGACGAAGATGCTGCAACGTTTGATGCCCTGTGCCTTTAATGCTTTCAGACAAGTTTCCACCAATTGGCGCCCCAGTCCTTGACCCCGGTAATCTTTCGCCACGGCCAGATGATGCAGGTAACCGCGCCGTCCATCCGTGCCTCCCAGCATCGCACCGATGATATTTCCTGATTCATCGAGGACAACAAAACTCAGACCGTCATTCCGGACAAGAAAGCGTGAAATATTCTCCCGTGAATCCATCTCATTCAACCCCACGCCCTCGGTGCTCTGCCAGAGAGCCAGCACGGCGTCGAAGTCGTCCATGGTCATGACGCGGATGGTGGGTTTCATAAGGGCGGTTATAATTTCAGGCGCGCTTTCCACTAGTGAACATTTCTGTTTCCCAGTAGTCCAATAGTTCGCCAAAACGAAAAAGAGATTAAAGATTTATGAACGCGATGCACGAAATCGATTATCGGATTTACGGAGATGACATGCAGTTTGTGGAGGTGGAGCTGGACCCGCAGGAAGCCGTGGTGGCTGAAGCGGGCGGCATGATGTACATGGAGGACGGCATCGCCATGGAAACCATCTTCGGTGATGGCTCGCAGCAGAATAAAGGGTTCCTGGGCTCCTTGCTGGGCGCAGGCAAGCGTCTGCTCACGGGCGAATCGCTCTTCATGACGGTTTTCCAGAATCAAGGGCAGGGGAAGAAGAAGATGGCCTTCGGTGCGCCTTATCCCGGCAAGATCATGCCGGTGAAGCTGAGCGAAGTGGGTGGTGAACTCATCAGCCAGAAGGATTCCTTTCTCTGTGCGGCGAAGGGCGTGAGCGTGGGCATCGCTTTCAACAAGAAGATCGGCACCGGCCTGTTCGGTGGTGAAGGCTTCATCATGCAGCGCTTGCAGGGTGATGGCTGGGCCTTCATCCATGCGGGTGGCACGCTCTATCAACGTGATCTGAAGCCGGGCGAAACCTTGCGCGTGGACACCGGTTGTGTCGTGGCCTTCCAGCCGACGGTAGATTTCGACATCCAGTTCGTTGGCGGCGTGAAAACGGCGTTCTTCGGCGGGGAAGGGCTGTTCTTTGCCACACTGCAGGGGCCAGGCCGTGTGTGGTTGCAATCGTTGCCGTTCAGCCGCTTGGCGGACCGCATCATCGCCTCGGCACCGCGTGCGGGTGGACGTGGCGTGGGCGAGGGGTCCGTGCTCGGTGGTCTGGGTGGGTTGCTGGATGGGGATAACTAGGTCAATTCAGGAAAGCAAAACGGCCGGTGCGTTTTTCAGCGCACAGGCCGTCTGCTTTTTTAAAAAGCGATGATTGTTACTTCCCTTTCAACTGCGCCGCCTGCCAGCCTTTCTTCCATTGTTCGGTGAGTTCGCCGACGAGTTTGGCGTTCTTCGGTTCGTTGGCGATGTTCACGGTGGCGAGCGGGTCAGTCTGGAGGTCGTAAAGTTCCACGGCATCGAGCTTGGAGTGGTCCTGGCGGCCTACCCAGCGGGTGAAGCGGTAACGGTCCGTGCGCATGGAGTAACCCATGAGCTGCTGGCCGGATACCGCGCGCGGATACTGGCTGAAGGCGGCGGGTTTCCATTTTTGGTTCGGGTCTTTGATGAGCGGGGCGAAGCTGGTGCCTTCGAGATGTTTGGGCAAGGGCAGGCCACACAGCTCGGCGAGCGAGGGATAGATGTCCACGAATTCCACGAGTGCCTTGGTCCTCTGGCCGGCGGATTTCTGGCCGGGGACGGAGATGAGGAGCGGGGCGTTCGTGTCCAGTTCCACGTTGGAGTGTTTGCACCAGGCATCGTATTCGCCCAGTTTCCAGCCGTGATCACCCCAGAGGACGATGATGGTGTCATCACGCAGGCCAAGGCGTTCGAGTTCTGCAATGACTTTGCCCACCTGGGCGTCCATGTAACTGATGGAAGCGTAGTATCCGTGCTTCAACTGGCGGGCGAGGTCATCGGGCACGTGGCCGTTCGGGATGCCGTCGTAAGCGCGCATCTCGCCGCCGGGTTGCACGGCGTAGTCGGGTGCGCCCTTGGGCCTGGTGGTCACCTTGGCCAGCTCGATCTGCTTGGGGTCATACAGGTCCCAATACTTCTTGGGGGCGACGAAGGGGAGGTGCGGACGGATGAAGCCGACGCCGAGCCAGAAGGGTTCTTTCTTGTCCTTCAATTCGCGCAAAGCGGCCACGGCCATGTCGGCGAGCGCGCCATCGTGGAAGGTGTTGTCCGGGACATCGGCGGCTTCAAAGGCCGGACCGCGCGCGGAGCGGCTGGCGGCTTTGCCTTTCTTGCCCGCCTTTTTGGCCTCGGCGGCTTTACGCGCGACCATGTCTATGTTTTCCTGCAAGCCGTAACCTTTGGCTTTTGGGTTCGTCCAGGGTGTGGACCATGAAGGGGCGTCATCGAAGCCCCCGTGGTAGAGCTTGCCCATGCCTTGCACGAAGTAGCCGTTGTTCTTGAAGTGTTGCGGCAGGGTGATGGTATCGGGGATGGCTTTGCGGAAATGGGTCTCGAGGTCCCAGACCTTGGTGGTGTCCGGGCGCGTGCCAGTGAGGAGGCTGGAGCGGGACGGTGAGCAAACGGCTTGCTGGCAGTAGGCGCGTTGGAAGGTAATTCCCTTGGCGGCGAGGGCATCGAGGTTCGGGCTCTTCACGATCTTGCTGTCATACGCGCCGAACTCCGGGCGCAGATCATCGACGGCGAAGAAGAGGACATTGTATTTTTTGGCTTCAGCCCCATGCGTCTGGAGGGAAAAGCTGAAGGCGCAAACGACGGCGATGCCGAGTGCCAGGAGGGATTTCATGCCGGGAGAGTAGCGGAATGGCCGGGCAAGGGGAAGAGTACAGTATGAGGGAGGAGCAAGGAGCGATTTGTGATGTGAACGAGCGGGCCTGGTCCTATTTTCCGAACTCATTGATTATTTGAGGGTTAGTTCCGGTGGGGGAATGGCTGGTTTTTCTTTAAAATTTTCCTGCGCTGGACGTCACGCGTGGGGGTGTTACACTGTTTCCTGATATGTCGACGCAAGCTCCAGCAGCTCCCGCGAAAATAAACCTGCGACGCCCCGATGTGATGGAGGCCGTTCAAGCGCAGGTCATCACGCATTACCGTAGTGAATTGGTGGACCGCATCCGCGCCAATGGCGGCGTGCTGTCCGCTCCCGGCAAGCTGACCATCAAGCTGGCGAAGGAGTTCGGCTTTTGTTACGGCGTGGAGCGCGCGATCGATCTGGCCTATGCGGCGCGCAAGGTTTTCCCGGAGCCGAAGAACATCTATTTGCTGGGCGAGATCATCCATAACCCGGAGGTGAACGACCAGATCCGGAACATGGGCATCAAGTCCATCTCGCCGCATCCGACGGATGAGGATCTGGCCTTACTCTCAGCGGAAGATGTGGTGATCATCCCGGCGTTCGGCACGGAAGTGGTGACACGGAACAAGATCATCGCGAAGGGCTGCCAGATCGTGGACACGACCTGCGGTGACGTGATGAGCGTGTGGAAGCGCGTGCGGCAGTATTCGAAGGAAGCCGTGACGAGCATCATCCATGGCAAGGCGAAGCACGAGGAGACGAAGGCGACGACCTCCCAGGCGACGGCTTACGGCACGGGGCATTACCTAGTGGTGTTCACGCTGGAGGAGACGGATTACGTCTGCAACTACATCCTCAATGGCGGCAGCAAGGAAGAGTTTCTGGAGAAGTTCAAGGGCGCGTATTCACCGGGGTTCAATCCGGAAGAGCATTTGAAGACGGTGGGTGTGGCGAACCAGACGACGATGCTCCGTGGTGAGACGGAAGAGGTGCAGCGTCGCATCCGCGCGGCCATCGAGAAGAAGTATGGCACGAACAATCTCGGCCAGCATTTCCGGTTCTTCGATACCATTTGTGGTGCTACGCAGGATCGCCAAGATGCGTTGCAGCGCATGTTGAAGGAGCAGATGAATTTGCTCATCGTGGTGGGCGGTTACAATTCCTCGAACACGTCGCATCTGGCAGAGATGGGTGAGAAGGTGTTGCCGACGTATTTCATCAAGAATGCGGCGAAGATGGAATCGACTGCGCTCATCAGCCATTGGGACCAGCACATCAACAAGGAAGTGGAGACGAAGAACTGGCTGCCGGATGGCGAGATCACGGTGGGCATCACGGCCGGTGCTTCGTGCCCGAACAACTTGATCGAGGACACGATCCGCCGTCTGTGCGAGTTCAAGGGGGTGTCCGTGCAGCAGTTGTTGGCGCCTTAGGATTCGTTCTGAATTGTCATGAGTATGACTTCAGCAGTTTTCTCCCTCGCCCCTCGCAGGGGAGAGGGCCGGAGTGAGGGGTGCCTGCTTGGTGATGCATTTACTCTCTCGAAGCTGGCACCCCTCATCCTCAATCCTTCTCCCCTCCGAGGGGAGAAGGAGGATTGCGCTTCGGCGGTTTGTGAGCGATGGGTTTTTCAACCGCAGAATAGCATTTAGGGGATATTATGGCTTGCAGCCTTCAGGATCTGGAAAAGCGCGAGAAACTGGTGCTGGCACCTTACGCGCAATTCTCTGCTGACAGCCGCGGGCGCAAGTATAAGGAATCTCCGCCGGAGTATCGCACACAGTATCAGCGGGATCGCGATCGTGTGATCCATTCGCGCGCGTTTCGTCGTCTCGAATACAAGACGCAGGTTTTTCTGAATGGGCAGGGGGATCATTATCGTACGCGGCTGACGCATACGATGGAAGTGGCGGCGATCAGCCGGAACATCGCGCGGGCGTTGCGCATCAATGAAGACCTCGCGGAGACCATCGCGCTGGCGCATGACCTGGGGCATTCACCGTTCGGGCATAAGGGTGAGGATGCGCTGAACCGCTTGATGAAAGATCACGGCGGGTTTGAGCATAATCGGCACAGTTTGCGCATCGTGGAGGAGCTGGAGCAGAAGTATCCGGGTTTTCCAGGGCTGAATCTTTCGTGGGAGGTGCGGGAGGGATTGGTGAAGCACTACACGAGCTACGATCATCCGAGCAAACGCAAGGGGTTCGACGCGAAGTCGTCCTCACTGGAGGCGCAGGTGGCGAATCTGGCGGATGAGATCACGTATTACAGCCATGACCTGGATGACGGGCTGGAGGCGTGTCTGCTGGATGACAAGAAGCTGAAGAAGGAAGTGCGCATCTGGGCGCAAGCCGCGAAGGAAGTGCACAAGCTTTACGGCGATCTGGATGATGAACGGCAGCGCTATTTCACAATCCGTTGCATCATCGATGGGCAGGTGCGGGATGTGGTGACGACGACGGAGAAACTGATCGCGGAAGCGGGTGTGAAGTCAGCGGATGAGGTGCGATTGCAGGAGCACGCGCTGGTGAGTTACAGCGACAAGCGACGGGCGCTGAACATCGAGTTGCGCGAGTATCTTTACGAGAATCTTTATTACAATCCGGTGGTGCATGGACCGAACCTGCGGGCGGTGAAGATGTTGGAGGACATGTTCCATCATTACTTGAAGAACCACGACCAGATCGGTGCGCAGGCGCGCAAGCGGGCACGGAAATTGGGGTGGCACCGGACGGTGTGTGACTACCTGGCGGGGATGACGGATAGGTATGTGCAGATCGAGCACGCGCGGGTGTTTGGATCGCAGGGGGTGTTTGGGGCGATCAAAGGGTGAGTGTGGAAAAAGGGAAATGGCCGCAAAAAAGCGCAAAAGGCGCAAAAAGGGGAGTTTTCAGCCGAATGGGGTCAAACGAATGAAAGAAGGTTTTTGAACAGGGAACAGAGGAAAGCGTCCAGTGTCCGATTATCTCACAGCAGGTAAGATGAACGTCTCGGCGAAAATCCAGATGGAGAGCAGCGAGAGCAGGGCGCAGGTCTGGCTGAACGGATGTCCGGTCTTCACTCCGCTGGTGGCCAGCAGCAGGCCGATACCCAACCAACCGACGAAGTAGAGCAGGAAAATCAGTAGAATAGGGATTTCAAGGAAGTTCACTTTCAGCCGTGCAAGCAAAGTAAGGACGCCGAAGATGCTGTAAAGCCATATGAGGGAGATGAGTCCGTGCCAGGGCTGGTATCTTTTAAGGTGGTTCATGGTTGGCGGATCAGTCACAGATCAACGACTTAGGTTAGCGGATGATGCGTGCGATAGTCGGTGAGGGCAAGTTGCAGCGCTGTGGAAAGATCATCAGTGTCCTGACGCCGTGCATAGTTCGTGCGATGATGAGTGATCAGAACGGTGCATCTCTTGCTCGTGCGTTCACCATCCCATTTGATTATGACCACGGCGCCTTCGGCTGAGATTGCTTCGATAGAGGGAATATGTAGGTCAATCATGGTGTTTGTTTATCTGCGATTCACTCAATGCTTGGGAAAATTGGAGAATGAGCCGCCCCTACAGGGCTTGCTCTTTGAGGGGCAATTACCTGGGGCTGCGCCCGCTGGGGGCGGGCTTACCCCAGGCTGTAATCGGGCGGGCCTTTGGCCCTGAAAATGGATGACAATGGTGTTTTCCAGGTGGCTGCGTTAGATTCAGGTGGTTCTTTCGTTGCTATACCAGTAAACCTGTTTATGACCTTTTGATTCAAAGTCTGCGACTAGTGCTCTAGCCCGGTCTTCGGTGAGGTTGGCTTCGATCAAATATTTGACGCCGGAGTCGTCTTGTCGCCAGACGGCCCAACTTGGAAAGTCATGGCCGCAGACCACTGCCCACCAGCCGAATTCATCGTGGCCCCAACGCACGCCCATTCGGGAAGCGATAGTTCGCAATAATTCCATCTCGGATGCTTCTGGGCCGGCATCAAGCAGTTCGGCGGTAACCAGCTCACCGTGACTGTTCTTGATGGTGATGGGCAAGATTCCCACCGGGCAACTTGGTCCGCCGGGTTCTCCTTTTCGGTGATAGGTCTTTGCGGGGTTCATGGGAGAGGTTGTTAATCGTTACGGTTTAAAAATAGAAGCCAATGTGTTTTGAGTTTCTATCGTCCCTGACGGGACTTGGGCGGTGTTCTTGTTTTTCCCAGCGATGAATCGCTGGGCTATTTTCTTTTGCCCTACGGGCTGGGAGCGAGGGGCTAGTCATAGGGTTGGCGTCCTTCGATGTGGACTTTGTAGTTCTGGGTGGAAGGGGTGGCGCGGAGGTGGAGTATCCACGGGTGTTTTGGGTTGAGAGCTGAATCTGCTTTTACGGAGGTGCCGTTGGTGGAGAGGATGGTTTGCGGGGTGGTGCCGAGAGCGGTGGCGAATTGGTGGAGTTGTGACTCGGTCTGGATAAGTTCGGCAGTGAAGTGATCGCCTTGGATGGCATCGGCGGGTTGAGTGAAGGAGGTCAGGCTTTGGTATTCTGGGATGCCGGTGGAGAGGTCGGTGAACCGGGAGCGGAAGCGGGATTCGGGAGTGGTGGAGCGGAGCAGAGTGAAGGCGATGAAGACGAGCAGTAGCAGCGGAAGGGCGATGAGTGCGGTTTTTTTCACTCGGGTCATGGTTTTGGAAAAAGTCTGCGAATGGGGTGCCTCTACAGGGCTTGGTGTTGAATGTAGGTTTGATGTGTGCGGAAGGATTTCCATGTCACTGCTGCTGATTGGCGAAGGCGCTTAGGTTTAGTTTGGGACGACGTGGAAGTCATCCTTACCATACTGTGTGCGATTATGTTGTATCATAAGGTTCTGCTTTGAAGTGTTTGCTCAGGCAGGGTGATTGTGCTGCGAGGTGTTATCAGGCTGAGGATCAAGGCGTGCTTTACGGTTGAGAAAATTGTCCCGGATAAAGGAGGCGGCAAAGATGCAGGCGAAGGCAATACCAACGGCGAGCAGGCTGCCTACTCGCTTCTCGGGCGGTATGAAGGCGGGTGCCAAAAGAATGCCGATGCCAACGCCGCCCAGCATGCCTGTGTAATATTCTGGAGTCCAAACCAGCTTTCCAATTTCTCGCGAAGCTTTGGGCTGAGAGAAATACGCCAGCACCAAGGCTAAGATTACGGCGATAATGGGAATGAGCAGGCTCCATTCGATATTTTTCATAGGCAGCTCAGATATGGGCGGTAGTTTGGCCGGTGGCTTCGAGGCGGATGAGGCCGTAGCAGAGCCATTGGCGGACGTGGAAGTTGATGCGGGTGGTGCCGTGATAGGTGCGTGGTCCGCAGAGTTGCCAAGGAAAGGCGATGCCTTCGCGTTGGGTGATGAGCTTGCCGGTATCAGCCTCAACGATCTTTTTTGTTTCCCAGCGGAAGAAGGCGCCGAGGATGAGCAGGGTGAGCGTGAGGGCGATGACTTTGCTGCGACGGGAAAGGCGTTTCATGGATGGGTGAATTTTCTCTGGGTGGAAAATAAGGGGTGTGCTTGCTCTTGTGGAAATGAGTGTATTGGAAGGATATGGCAGGTTCAAGCAGGTTGCACCTACAGGCTTATTTTGGAAAACAGAAATAGGCCTTATGGAGTAAACCGGGCTTATTTGTTTACTTAGTAAATTTTTGATGGTGTCGGTGATTTGGTTTTTGGGTGAAAACGGGGAAATCTTCGATTGGATTTTCCTTTCATTGAATGGGTTGGGAGAAATGTCGCTGTGGGATAACAGATTTCGGTGGTTTGAGTGCTGCGTGTGATAGATAGTGGGATGGCTGACAACTCGTTGTCGGTAAAGGAAGGGCCGAAGGCCAAGTTTCTGGTTCCTAGTTTCGAGTTTCGGGTTAGGGACACGGAAGGCTGAAATCCCCGCTGAGTGATTCGTTGGGATCGTTTGGCAATTCCTTATGGGGTCATCATCAGATGATGGGTGCGGGTGAGAACCTTCGGGTGAGCCTTGACGAAAAGAGTTTGGGCTCGAGAGGACTCTCGCCCTACCGGTCTCTGGCAGGATCTGTGGGTGTATCGGGCGTGTGGATTGGGGCTCGTAAGCTGGAGGGGGAAAGGGACGCCGGTCGAGAATGGGGCCGGGGAATCCTGAGGGTCGAAGTTCGACTTCCAAGTTGAAGTTTGATCCATCGTACTCACTGCGGAACCAGCCGGGTTTCAGACGCATGCTTAATTTGAACTCTCAATCGTAGAGGGGGAGAAATCGATAGCTCACAGGGGTCGGGTGGTTTCATTGCTCTTTGACATAGTTCCTAGCCATCCGAAGGATGGAGTTGGAAAGTTTTCAGTGTTCAGTTTTCAGTCTGAATGAAAACGGGGCGCGGAAGCTATTTGCCTCTCCTTTTCTTTGGATATCGTGGGCGTTTTGGCCGTCAGAATCCTGATTTTAAAGAATCGAGGACGACGACGAGGACGAAGGACGAGCACGATTATTGGCGTTGGAGTGGCTGGCGAGGGTTGGGTTTGGGAGGTTGAGGCCGGAGGCTAGAGTGCCGTAGCACAGGATGCCTTGATCGGGTTGCCGGGCGGAGCAAACCAAGCAGAAAGCTACTTCGGGGAATGTATGAATTATGAAGTATGAGTTATGAAGAGGGCGTTTAGCGGAAGCGCTTGGGTTTCCATGTTTGTGCTATTGGCGGGTCTGAGCCTCAAGTTTGGTTAGCGTGGTCTTACGACCACGGCTAGGAGGAAGGATGTTCGGCCTCCCAATCACGCCGGGGTAAAACGCGCCGCGTTACCTTGGAGAGTTAGCGCCGACTAATGTCGGCGGCTATAGGGTGGGGGCGTTTCGGCGTTGCAAGTTGGAGCGGGGTGCGGTTGGCTGGGGGTGGATATCCAATGGGTTATGGCATTCATCTTTGAGACAGCGTTTGTAGGGTTGGGTGGCGCTCTGTTCTTCATCTTTTGGCTGGTGATGATGGTGGATGCCGTTGAGCGGAAGGAGTGGATGTGGGTGGTGTTTCTTTTCCTTTTTCCGCCGATCAATACGGTCCTCTACTTCTTCATGGTGTATCGGGATGGGAACAGCAGCTTGAGCAAGGGCTTTGAGTTTCCGGGGGCTTAC includes:
- a CDS encoding 4-hydroxy-3-methylbut-2-enyl diphosphate reductase, which produces MSTQAPAAPAKINLRRPDVMEAVQAQVITHYRSELVDRIRANGGVLSAPGKLTIKLAKEFGFCYGVERAIDLAYAARKVFPEPKNIYLLGEIIHNPEVNDQIRNMGIKSISPHPTDEDLALLSAEDVVIIPAFGTEVVTRNKIIAKGCQIVDTTCGDVMSVWKRVRQYSKEAVTSIIHGKAKHEETKATTSQATAYGTGHYLVVFTLEETDYVCNYILNGGSKEEFLEKFKGAYSPGFNPEEHLKTVGVANQTTMLRGETEEVQRRIRAAIEKKYGTNNLGQHFRFFDTICGATQDRQDALQRMLKEQMNLLIVVGGYNSSNTSHLAEMGEKVLPTYFIKNAAKMESTALISHWDQHINKEVETKNWLPDGEITVGITAGASCPNNLIEDTIRRLCEFKGVSVQQLLAP
- a CDS encoding deoxyguanosinetriphosphate triphosphohydrolase translates to MACSLQDLEKREKLVLAPYAQFSADSRGRKYKESPPEYRTQYQRDRDRVIHSRAFRRLEYKTQVFLNGQGDHYRTRLTHTMEVAAISRNIARALRINEDLAETIALAHDLGHSPFGHKGEDALNRLMKDHGGFEHNRHSLRIVEELEQKYPGFPGLNLSWEVREGLVKHYTSYDHPSKRKGFDAKSSSLEAQVANLADEITYYSHDLDDGLEACLLDDKKLKKEVRIWAQAAKEVHKLYGDLDDERQRYFTIRCIIDGQVRDVVTTTEKLIAEAGVKSADEVRLQEHALVSYSDKRRALNIELREYLYENLYYNPVVHGPNLRAVKMLEDMFHHYLKNHDQIGAQARKRARKLGWHRTVCDYLAGMTDRYVQIEHARVFGSQGVFGAIKG